From one Nonomuraea polychroma genomic stretch:
- a CDS encoding DUF6461 domain-containing protein has translation MGGGQGSYDPVAQLLPYRTRPWRPCSGSTPTTDTSTPATGRRSSLAEHLTGITLTPELLEGSTYLCGVIPEVGCRQTAVRQQMLSGSSEDDSETRPGPWHCQFDEYRSTSVCVIEVDSTEPKINCWPNWLC, from the coding sequence GTGGGAGGTGGCCAGGGTTCGTACGATCCAGTCGCCCAGCTTCTTCCGTACCGGACGAGGCCGTGGAGACCATGCAGCGGATCGACGCCGACTACAGACACCTCTACCCCAGCGACGGGCCGGCGTTCCTCCCTGGCCGAGCATCTCACTGGCATCACGCTGACACCGGAGCTGCTGGAGGGGTCAACTTACCTGTGTGGAGTTATCCCCGAGGTTGGATGCCGCCAGACAGCCGTCAGACAACAGATGTTGTCTGGAAGCAGCGAAGATGACAGTGAAACCCGCCCCGGACCTTGGCACTGTCAGTTCGACGAATATCGAAGTACCAGCGTTTGCGTCATCGAAGTTGACAGTACGGAGCCGAAGATCAACTGCTGGCCAAATTGGCTGTGTTAG
- a CDS encoding TetR/AcrR family transcriptional regulator, protein MTTGSTRLSKSARREQLLDTAMAIVRAHGTDSLTLLSLAEAAGVSRPIVYDHFGTRPGLLIALYRRLDERHRAASEKALRDAPAVPREIARVLSAAYFACATDMPEWTAISAALKGNPEMEAIERELLDDYTDLMATALRPYSGLTQEALRLRCVGALGAAEAIAAELNRGRATVAEAIAALTDLTVGSIDAGAQD, encoded by the coding sequence ATGACCACGGGATCGACTCGCCTGTCCAAGTCGGCCAGGCGGGAGCAACTGCTCGACACCGCCATGGCGATCGTGCGCGCCCACGGCACCGACAGCCTCACGCTGCTCAGCCTGGCGGAGGCCGCCGGAGTGAGCAGGCCGATCGTCTACGACCACTTCGGCACCCGCCCCGGCCTGCTGATCGCGCTCTACCGGCGGCTCGACGAGCGGCACCGGGCCGCCTCGGAGAAGGCCCTGCGTGACGCCCCGGCCGTCCCCCGCGAGATCGCCCGCGTCCTGAGCGCCGCCTACTTCGCCTGCGCCACCGACATGCCGGAGTGGACCGCCATCTCCGCCGCGCTCAAGGGGAACCCGGAGATGGAGGCGATCGAGCGTGAGCTGCTCGACGACTACACGGACCTGATGGCCACCGCCCTGCGGCCGTACTCCGGGCTCACGCAGGAAGCCCTCCGGCTGCGCTGCGTCGGCGCGCTGGGCGCGGCCGAGGCGATCGCCGCGGAGCTGAACCGGGGGCGGGCCACGGTCGCCGAGGCCATCGCGGCGCTGACGGACCTGACCGTCGGCAGCATCGACGCCGGAGCCCAGGACTGA